A single window of Chloracidobacterium thermophilum B DNA harbors:
- a CDS encoding (deoxy)nucleoside triphosphate pyrophosphohydrolase, producing the protein MVETPQPTTTLVVAAVCVDGPRVLLTQRPPTGRFANQWEFPGGKLHWNEAPEAGLQRELNEELGVQIAVGSPLHIIHYAVDARQAFAVMFYWARITGGAPALRGVQAACWVRPEDMTALDILAPNRPVVARLCQLAARPGGLCPQFD; encoded by the coding sequence ATGGTCGAGACACCCCAACCAACCACAACCCTCGTGGTCGCCGCCGTCTGTGTGGACGGCCCGCGCGTGCTGCTGACCCAACGACCGCCCACTGGACGGTTCGCCAACCAGTGGGAATTTCCCGGCGGCAAACTTCACTGGAACGAAGCTCCTGAGGCTGGACTCCAGCGCGAACTGAACGAAGAACTCGGCGTGCAGATTGCCGTCGGCTCCCCCCTGCACATCATTCACTATGCCGTGGATGCCCGGCAGGCCTTCGCCGTCATGTTCTACTGGGCGCGCATCACCGGCGGCGCTCCGGCCCTGCGTGGTGTTCAGGCTGCCTGCTGGGTGCGGCCGGAAGACATGACGGCATTGGACATTCTGGCCCCCAACCGCCCGGTGGTCGCCCGCCTGTGCCAACTCGCGGCCCGGCCCGGCGGGCTGTGTCCGCAGTTTGATTGA
- the prfA gene encoding peptide chain release factor 1, protein MFDKLKAIEEKYDALTAQLSDPEVVADAARYARLAKQHSELTEVVEKFREYRTIDANLTGARELLNETDDAEMQALAREEIALLEKQRAECQLELARLLTPKDPNDGKNVLLEIRAGTGGNEASLFASELLRMYLRYAERQGWRVQILDESLSEVGGLKEGIMLIEGARVYSRLKHESGVHRVQRVPATESAGRIHTSTVTVAVLPEAEEVEVEIDPKDVRIDTFCSSGPGGQSVNTTYSAVRLTHLPTGIVVSMQDEKSQIKNREKAFRILRARLLDLERQKQHEAIAGERRAQVGTGERSEKIRTYNFKENRVTDHRIGLTLHQLDTVLEGDLDSLLDPLVAHFQALKMQTEVAA, encoded by the coding sequence ATGTTCGACAAACTGAAAGCGATTGAAGAGAAATACGACGCCCTCACGGCACAACTCAGTGACCCTGAGGTGGTTGCTGATGCCGCGCGTTATGCCAGGCTGGCCAAGCAGCACAGCGAACTGACGGAAGTCGTGGAGAAATTCCGGGAGTACCGCACCATTGACGCCAACCTGACCGGCGCGCGGGAACTGCTCAACGAAACGGATGACGCGGAAATGCAGGCGCTGGCGCGGGAGGAAATTGCGCTGCTTGAAAAGCAGCGGGCAGAATGTCAACTCGAACTGGCACGCCTGCTGACCCCCAAGGACCCCAACGACGGCAAGAATGTCCTGCTCGAAATCCGGGCTGGAACCGGCGGCAATGAGGCGTCGCTGTTCGCCAGCGAACTGCTGCGCATGTACCTGCGGTATGCCGAACGGCAGGGCTGGCGGGTGCAGATTCTGGATGAATCCCTGTCGGAAGTCGGTGGACTCAAGGAAGGTATTATGCTTATCGAAGGGGCGCGGGTTTATTCCCGTCTCAAGCACGAGTCCGGGGTTCACCGGGTCCAGCGGGTGCCGGCCACAGAATCGGCCGGGCGCATTCACACCTCGACGGTGACGGTCGCCGTTCTGCCCGAAGCCGAGGAAGTGGAGGTCGAGATTGACCCCAAAGACGTTCGGATTGACACGTTCTGCTCTTCAGGCCCGGGGGGGCAATCGGTCAACACTACCTACTCTGCCGTGCGCCTGACCCACCTGCCTACAGGGATTGTCGTGTCCATGCAGGATGAGAAATCCCAGATCAAGAACCGGGAAAAAGCCTTTCGGATTTTGCGTGCCCGGCTGCTTGACCTGGAGCGGCAGAAGCAACACGAAGCCATTGCCGGCGAACGCCGCGCCCAGGTGGGCACCGGTGAGCGCAGCGAAAAGATTCGTACCTACAACTTCAAGGAAAATCGCGTCACGGACCATCGCATCGGACTCACCCTGCACCAACTCGACACCGTACTGGAGGGCGATCTGGACAGCTTGCTTGACCCACTTGTGGCCCACTTTCAGGCGCTCAAAATGCAGACTGAAGTTGCGGCCTGA
- a CDS encoding protein kinase domain-containing protein → MKRCVICGKEFHDQMRFCPFDGGALETVEQDAFIGRTLDGKYYIEAKIGEGGMGSVYRARHLLMDTQLAVKVLHPSLVSDATSVARFQREAQAMARIRHSNAIAVTDFGVTEDQTNYIVMELFEGESLRKVLERQKKLPYATAIAIARQVCGALEAAHRSGVIHRDIKPENIFLSPQPDGSYFAKVIDFGIAKIVTDTSKGGPPLTRQGMIIGSPHYLSPEQCTGQELDARSDIYSLGIVLFEMLTGQVPFTAVTPVAVALLHANEPPPSLRKLNPEIPKALDDLVMRALAKSKADRPASAREFAEELARVARLFSPSFDPVSPLVEKILDASIPPSNGAPPLMDTSVPPASSVRQRPAERRPPSTAAPPTNVPPPVAAPPRVASETLPSTTSTAWVGSSLATYGQSSSDSQLWLRWVVAAVVVFLVLLVAFLMYLFS, encoded by the coding sequence ATGAAGCGCTGCGTCATCTGTGGCAAGGAATTCCACGACCAGATGCGGTTTTGTCCGTTTGATGGCGGCGCTTTGGAAACCGTAGAACAGGACGCTTTCATTGGTCGGACGCTCGATGGAAAGTACTACATCGAGGCCAAGATTGGTGAGGGGGGCATGGGATCGGTCTATCGTGCGCGTCACCTGCTGATGGATACGCAACTGGCCGTTAAGGTGCTGCATCCGTCGCTGGTGTCCGATGCCACTTCGGTGGCGCGCTTCCAGCGTGAGGCACAGGCAATGGCCCGTATCCGGCACTCGAATGCCATTGCCGTCACGGACTTTGGCGTTACGGAAGACCAGACCAACTACATCGTCATGGAGTTGTTTGAGGGCGAATCGCTGCGCAAAGTCCTCGAACGCCAAAAGAAGCTTCCCTATGCCACGGCCATTGCCATTGCCCGTCAGGTGTGTGGGGCGCTCGAAGCCGCCCATCGCAGCGGCGTCATCCACCGCGACATCAAACCGGAAAACATCTTTCTGTCGCCCCAGCCGGACGGGTCCTACTTCGCCAAAGTTATTGATTTTGGCATTGCCAAGATTGTGACCGATACTTCAAAGGGCGGCCCGCCGCTGACCCGTCAGGGGATGATTATCGGTTCGCCGCACTACCTGTCGCCGGAGCAGTGTACCGGGCAGGAACTGGATGCCCGTTCGGATATTTACTCACTGGGCATCGTATTGTTCGAGATGCTGACTGGGCAGGTGCCCTTCACGGCGGTAACGCCGGTGGCAGTGGCCCTGCTCCACGCGAATGAACCGCCGCCCAGCCTGCGCAAACTCAATCCTGAAATTCCCAAAGCCTTGGACGACCTTGTGATGCGTGCCCTGGCGAAGTCCAAAGCTGATCGCCCGGCCAGCGCCCGCGAGTTTGCGGAAGAGTTGGCACGGGTGGCGCGACTCTTCAGCCCATCATTTGATCCGGTTTCGCCGCTGGTGGAAAAGATTCTGGATGCTTCCATCCCACCTTCCAATGGCGCCCCGCCGCTGATGGACACTTCTGTCCCACCAGCTTCCAGCGTCAGGCAGCGTCCGGCTGAGCGTCGTCCACCATCCACGGCTGCCCCTCCTACAAATGTGCCGCCACCAGTGGCTGCCCCGCCGCGTGTAGCTTCGGAGACCCTGCCCTCCACAACCAGTACAGCTTGGGTCGGAAGCAGCCTGGCCACCTACGGGCAGTCGTCGTCTGACAGTCAGCTCTGGCTGCGCTGGGTGGTGGCGGCAGTCGTGGTCTTCCTGGTCCTGCTCGTTGCCTTTCTGATGTATCTTTTCTCGTGA
- a CDS encoding ChbG/HpnK family deacetylase, whose translation MRRKLIVNADDFGMCVGVNTGIIRAHQAGIVTSTTLMANGLAFDDAVARLRDAPRLGVGIHLVLLGGQPVAPPSDVRSLLGPDGTLPNDFGLFLRRLLRRELRPAEIEIEFRAQVEKVLAAGLQPTHLDSHKHTHAHPQVLDAMLRVAESYGIQSVRRPHERLTFASLAGLRPGEILTFIKQKASALALARYAADFRARLRTASVRTPDAFFGFAHTGLLNPALICYILRLLPVGTSELMCHPSEMDDTLRHYPTRLKASRVRELAALTDARVQAEITRQNIQLVSFAHLDHCNEPRTTDHAR comes from the coding sequence ATGCGCCGTAAGCTCATTGTCAATGCCGACGACTTCGGGATGTGCGTCGGTGTCAACACCGGGATTATCCGTGCTCACCAAGCTGGCATTGTGACGAGTACCACACTGATGGCCAACGGTCTGGCCTTTGATGACGCCGTGGCCCGCCTCCGCGATGCGCCCCGGCTGGGCGTCGGCATCCATCTTGTCCTCTTGGGCGGCCAACCGGTTGCTCCGCCATCTGACGTGCGTAGCCTGCTCGGCCCCGATGGCACCCTTCCCAACGATTTCGGGCTGTTTCTGCGCCGCCTCCTGCGCCGGGAACTCCGCCCGGCGGAAATCGAAATCGAGTTCCGCGCCCAGGTGGAAAAAGTCCTCGCCGCCGGGCTGCAACCCACGCATCTGGACAGCCACAAACACACGCATGCCCACCCACAGGTGCTGGACGCGATGCTCCGGGTCGCTGAAAGCTATGGCATCCAGTCTGTGCGGCGGCCGCATGAACGCCTGACCTTCGCTTCGCTGGCCGGGTTGCGGCCCGGTGAAATCCTGACCTTCATCAAACAGAAAGCCAGCGCGCTGGCCCTGGCCCGCTATGCGGCGGACTTCCGGGCGCGGCTGCGGACAGCCAGCGTCCGCACCCCGGATGCTTTCTTCGGCTTTGCCCACACCGGATTGCTCAATCCCGCCCTTATCTGCTATATCCTTCGCCTTTTGCCCGTCGGGACGAGTGAACTGATGTGCCACCCGTCTGAGATGGATGATACCCTGCGGCACTACCCGACCCGTCTCAAGGCATCGCGCGTCCGGGAACTGGCCGCCCTGACTGATGCCCGGGTGCAGGCTGAAATCACCCGGCAGAACATTCAGCTCGTGAGCTTTGCCCATCTCGATCACTGTAATGAACCGCGTACGACCGACCATGCTCGATGA
- a CDS encoding diguanylate cyclase yields the protein MKTWVSKSLTPALIYRLQQAATALSRHLAQAPLAVAFFDDERFRLLASVGYEEFARETLETTLTERLDAIRANLLVCVPRAALPGFPFAVADSTALLLRRFTLDQLLCGVLLVESAADGQLEAALAGQELSWSFLIRESGWCARLTEAEAQVVEMSRQLEAARRAIERLTELGEQSIRDREKFIANVDYELRAPLTTVLGYCEMLQDATYGPLTDTQRSFLRHIEAGGQALLHIVDDLMRLVRLERGGDALDIREFSAARLFQSVQSAFAPLAERRQVRLEVRLDPAAGMIVGDEARLYEALSQLLDDALRYIPRGGMLRLTGELQRVSSHVQSLVITLQDDMSGIVAEQRLATYRALQKAASHVPSRGIALGLSVTYRILQLHGATLTVEGDATQGCRLIFRLPHRLSASQLEMSQVLIVDASAESGNLLRTILESENLRVQLVVASGNDTAAMLHANYFESATRLPDVVLLDASLPMTDGYELCRLIKQTEATRYLPVLMLTASPETTEKLRGLEVGATDVLTKPINRKELLMRVKALIAQKREFEAMLRAYHSARHRAITDGLTGLFNHAYFLEKLTREAELAERSGHPLSIIMLDVDRFKHFNDTNGHEAGNELLKDLSRLMERCFRRSDVLARYGGEEFVVLLPNTPKSQAAVLAERLRRRVAEYPFAGRESQPGGRLTVSLGVAALPSDTSDPKQLLELADRALYRAKQNGRDRVCVVESEALEHPIPSGFWKVPGQPDTADNLPSA from the coding sequence TTGAAGACCTGGGTTTCCAAATCACTCACGCCGGCTCTGATCTACCGTCTGCAACAGGCGGCCACGGCGCTGTCCCGGCACCTGGCGCAGGCGCCGCTGGCCGTGGCTTTTTTTGATGACGAGCGGTTTCGTCTGCTGGCCTCGGTGGGCTACGAGGAGTTTGCCCGTGAGACCCTTGAAACAACGCTGACCGAACGGCTCGACGCCATTCGGGCGAACCTTCTGGTCTGCGTGCCACGTGCTGCGCTGCCTGGCTTCCCCTTTGCGGTGGCTGACAGCACGGCGCTGCTGCTGCGGCGGTTTACCCTTGATCAGTTGTTGTGTGGCGTCCTGCTGGTGGAATCGGCGGCAGATGGGCAACTGGAAGCCGCCCTGGCCGGACAGGAGTTGTCGTGGTCGTTTCTCATCCGCGAAAGCGGATGGTGCGCCCGCCTGACCGAAGCGGAAGCCCAGGTGGTGGAGATGAGCCGCCAACTGGAAGCGGCGCGGCGTGCCATCGAGCGGTTGACCGAGTTGGGTGAGCAGTCCATCCGCGACCGTGAAAAGTTCATTGCCAACGTGGATTACGAGCTGCGCGCCCCGTTGACGACGGTGCTGGGTTACTGCGAGATGCTGCAGGATGCCACCTATGGGCCACTGACCGATACCCAACGCAGTTTTCTGCGCCACATTGAAGCTGGCGGACAGGCATTGCTCCACATTGTGGATGATCTGATGCGCCTGGTTCGGCTCGAACGAGGCGGGGATGCCCTGGATATTCGTGAATTTTCGGCGGCGCGCCTGTTTCAGTCCGTCCAGTCGGCCTTTGCACCCCTGGCGGAGCGCCGGCAGGTCCGGCTGGAAGTCCGGCTCGATCCGGCGGCTGGAATGATTGTGGGCGATGAAGCCCGGCTGTACGAAGCCCTTTCCCAGCTTCTGGACGACGCCCTCCGGTACATCCCACGGGGTGGGATGCTGCGCCTGACCGGTGAGTTACAGCGTGTTTCCAGCCATGTCCAGAGCCTGGTCATCACCCTTCAGGATGATATGTCCGGCATCGTGGCCGAGCAGCGGCTGGCAACCTATCGCGCCCTGCAAAAAGCGGCCAGCCATGTGCCCTCCCGTGGTATTGCCTTGGGACTGAGTGTGACCTATCGCATCCTGCAACTCCACGGCGCGACCCTGACGGTCGAGGGCGACGCCACGCAGGGCTGCCGTCTGATTTTCCGTCTCCCGCACCGCTTGTCCGCCTCGCAACTGGAAATGTCTCAGGTGCTCATCGTGGATGCCAGCGCCGAAAGCGGGAATCTTCTGCGCACGATTCTGGAGAGCGAAAACCTCCGGGTGCAGCTTGTCGTGGCGTCCGGCAACGACACGGCGGCCATGCTCCATGCCAACTACTTCGAGTCAGCTACGCGGTTGCCGGATGTCGTCCTGCTCGATGCTTCCCTGCCGATGACCGATGGTTATGAACTGTGCCGTCTCATCAAACAAACCGAGGCCACCCGCTATTTGCCGGTCCTGATGCTGACGGCCTCGCCGGAGACCACGGAGAAACTGCGCGGGCTGGAAGTCGGCGCGACGGATGTCCTCACCAAGCCCATCAACCGCAAGGAACTCCTCATGCGCGTCAAGGCGCTTATTGCCCAGAAGCGTGAATTTGAAGCGATGCTGCGGGCCTACCACAGCGCCCGGCACCGGGCCATCACCGACGGCCTGACGGGCCTATTCAATCACGCCTACTTTCTGGAAAAACTCACCCGTGAGGCTGAACTCGCAGAACGAAGCGGACACCCACTGTCGATCATCATGCTTGATGTAGATCGGTTCAAGCACTTCAACGACACCAATGGCCACGAAGCTGGCAACGAGTTGCTCAAAGACCTGTCCCGGTTGATGGAACGTTGTTTCCGGCGCAGTGATGTTCTGGCGCGGTACGGTGGTGAAGAGTTCGTGGTGCTGTTGCCCAACACCCCCAAGAGCCAGGCGGCGGTGCTGGCCGAGCGGCTGCGGCGGCGGGTGGCCGAATATCCCTTTGCCGGGCGGGAGTCGCAGCCCGGCGGGCGCCTGACCGTCAGCTTGGGGGTGGCTGCCCTGCCCTCGGACACCAGCGACCCCAAGCAGCTTCTGGAGCTGGCTGACCGCGCGCTGTACCGCGCCAAGCAGAATGGACGCGATCGCGTCTGCGTGGTCGAAAGTGAAGCCCTTGAGCACCCTATTCCAAGCGGCTTCTGGAAAGTGCCGGGCCAACCGGACACGGCGGACAACCTGCCGTCGGCCTGA
- a CDS encoding tetratricopeptide repeat protein yields the protein MVSPIACLRLLGLWLCLLTTLSPAQSPVDANSASKPKLRYGDPDYVGARISFECQSCSLPDVIQGILVKAGVRFDFPEAQQWQRVADTVVVNDEPWNTVLDVVLARHQLQATWSELGRLVISRRLTPVATGPGKLGQLLAGLPPVPANITTLNSASRAIEAERLFREGLGYFFLANPDDSRLALVRFAWATRIFDEVEYAGREATALYMLGAAFLDLGQTRRAREAWLRARDFGQNAGNQRAALLSEVSLAYLDALEGKSPEAARRAAAAGLEFFRQVTSRTNLSSRSLVDQELDAMLVTLSGRLFFRLGDMETACQAFDLGLDAYTKLEDGARGIVENAVWLERCAELLGRRTEAQQAIETGRTVQRGARSERLRIALLSWMGKVYAESGDLKKALELQREALNALRQLSDRALETGVQWNMAHIQAALGNHADARRSYENVLKLTEKETDAFWRTQAQEALARLP from the coding sequence ATGGTTTCACCTATTGCTTGTCTGCGCTTACTTGGTCTCTGGCTTTGCCTGCTGACAACACTTTCCCCGGCGCAATCCCCGGTGGATGCCAACTCGGCTTCCAAGCCGAAGCTGCGCTATGGCGACCCCGACTATGTGGGGGCACGGATTAGTTTTGAATGTCAGAGCTGTTCGCTCCCGGATGTGATCCAGGGCATCCTGGTCAAGGCTGGTGTCCGCTTCGATTTTCCAGAGGCACAACAGTGGCAGCGGGTCGCCGATACGGTGGTCGTCAACGATGAGCCGTGGAATACGGTTTTGGATGTTGTCCTGGCCCGCCATCAGCTTCAGGCGACCTGGTCAGAGCTGGGACGGCTGGTGATTTCCCGTCGGTTGACGCCGGTGGCGACCGGGCCCGGCAAACTCGGACAGCTTCTGGCGGGACTTCCCCCGGTGCCGGCCAACATCACCACACTCAACTCGGCGTCCCGCGCCATCGAGGCCGAACGCCTCTTCCGCGAGGGCCTCGGGTATTTCTTTCTGGCCAACCCGGATGATTCACGGCTGGCGTTGGTGCGCTTTGCCTGGGCCACCCGCATTTTCGATGAGGTTGAATACGCCGGGCGTGAGGCTACAGCGCTGTATATGCTCGGTGCGGCCTTTCTCGATCTGGGGCAAACCAGGCGGGCGCGGGAGGCCTGGCTGCGCGCCCGTGATTTCGGACAGAACGCGGGCAATCAGCGGGCTGCCCTGTTGTCTGAAGTCAGCCTTGCCTACTTGGATGCACTGGAGGGCAAATCCCCGGAGGCAGCCCGGCGCGCTGCGGCGGCCGGTCTGGAGTTCTTCAGACAAGTCACATCGCGCACCAATCTGAGCAGTCGTTCCCTCGTTGATCAGGAATTGGATGCCATGCTCGTCACACTGTCTGGTCGGTTATTTTTCCGGCTGGGGGATATGGAGACGGCCTGCCAGGCTTTTGACCTTGGACTCGATGCCTACACAAAGCTGGAGGATGGGGCCCGTGGGATCGTTGAAAATGCCGTCTGGCTGGAACGCTGTGCAGAGTTGCTCGGCCGGCGCACCGAAGCTCAGCAGGCCATTGAGACGGGGCGCACCGTTCAGCGCGGGGCGCGGTCAGAGCGCCTGCGGATTGCCCTGCTGTCCTGGATGGGGAAGGTGTATGCCGAGTCCGGCGACCTGAAAAAGGCCCTTGAACTACAGCGCGAGGCCCTCAATGCCCTCCGCCAGTTGTCCGACCGTGCCCTGGAAACTGGCGTGCAGTGGAACATGGCACATATCCAGGCGGCTTTAGGAAACCATGCCGATGCTCGCCGGAGCTACGAAAACGTTTTGAAGCTGACCGAAAAAGAGACGGATGCCTTTTGGCGCACTCAGGCGCAGGAAGCTCTGGCACGTTTGCCCTAG
- a CDS encoding TrmH family RNA methyltransferase, translating into MLIDTITSRSNPFVKRFVTAREGRDRHVIFIEGVRLVEEALHSHIVFEAIAYSPRLCDTPRGAQLLANLQSQPCRGALLTEAVMAHISDVETPPGIVALGRRPVSTIPDITNCPAPLFLLADGIQSPGNLGALIRTAEAAGATAALVTVGTVDPFQPKALRASAGSAFRLPIIAGPNVADELRKLHRQGICLVAADSQGDTPYEAFDWRQPVLIWLGSEGHGLRSLTDEWQARLAARLMIPMEEPVESLNVAVAGALLLYEARRQRRPSAGSPPPAPQQPPAGGATDAP; encoded by the coding sequence ATGCTCATTGACACCATCACCAGCCGCAGCAACCCATTCGTCAAACGCTTCGTCACCGCCCGCGAGGGACGGGATCGGCACGTCATCTTCATTGAAGGGGTGCGTCTGGTCGAGGAAGCCCTGCACAGTCACATCGTCTTTGAAGCCATCGCGTACAGCCCACGACTGTGCGACACCCCGCGCGGCGCACAACTGCTCGCCAACCTGCAATCGCAGCCCTGCCGGGGCGCCCTGCTGACCGAGGCGGTCATGGCGCATATCAGCGATGTGGAAACGCCACCGGGTATCGTGGCGCTGGGACGCCGCCCGGTGTCCACAATACCGGACATCACCAACTGCCCGGCGCCACTGTTCCTGCTGGCGGATGGTATCCAGTCCCCCGGCAACCTAGGGGCGCTGATTCGCACTGCCGAAGCCGCTGGTGCAACGGCAGCCTTGGTCACGGTCGGCACGGTGGACCCCTTCCAGCCCAAAGCTCTGCGGGCATCGGCCGGTTCGGCCTTCCGACTGCCCATCATCGCCGGCCCCAACGTGGCTGATGAACTGCGGAAACTTCATCGGCAGGGCATCTGCCTTGTCGCGGCTGACAGCCAGGGCGACACCCCCTACGAGGCTTTCGACTGGCGGCAGCCGGTGCTCATTTGGCTTGGTTCGGAAGGCCACGGTCTGCGCTCGCTGACCGACGAATGGCAAGCCCGGCTTGCTGCCCGCCTGATGATTCCCATGGAAGAACCGGTTGAATCCCTGAATGTTGCCGTGGCCGGCGCCTTGCTGCTCTATGAAGCCCGGCGACAGCGCCGACCATCAGCCGGGTCTCCGCCACCTGCCCCTCAGCAACCGCCGGCCGGGGGAGCGACCGATGCGCCGTAA
- the thrB gene encoding homoserine kinase, producing the protein MLERKFEIRIPASTANLGPGFDTMGLALGLYLHVRGQIRPAGQPWRLSVSGPYTDGIPLDPADNLICRVARHTAASAYVNLPPLDLHISNAIPLGSGLGSSAAAIIAGVSLVEAVTGMEFAQPELLRHAMVFENYTDNLAPARYGGWITSCGRAHGTPILFHRTFPADIHLIIVTPDFALPTEQMRAILPDAIPRAEAIFQMQHVMMFVGALEHHRYELLREAMRDHLHQPYRAPFVPGLAEILELEQDGLWATALSGAGPSALALASHNLEGIAAAMQQCFAAHGHQSVVYHPRIDTIGRTIRYLHPDEDLCATPAEALHPA; encoded by the coding sequence ATGTTGGAACGAAAATTCGAGATTCGCATCCCGGCATCAACGGCTAACCTGGGTCCGGGATTCGACACCATGGGACTCGCTCTGGGTCTCTACCTTCACGTCCGGGGACAAATCCGACCGGCTGGCCAGCCGTGGCGTCTTTCGGTGAGTGGGCCTTATACCGATGGCATTCCCCTCGACCCGGCGGACAATCTTATCTGCCGTGTTGCACGCCATACAGCCGCCAGCGCTTACGTCAATTTACCCCCGCTCGACCTGCACATCAGCAATGCCATTCCACTCGGCAGCGGTCTGGGGAGCAGCGCCGCCGCCATCATCGCCGGGGTGTCGCTGGTGGAAGCCGTGACAGGGATGGAATTCGCACAACCGGAACTGCTGCGGCACGCTATGGTGTTTGAAAACTACACGGATAACCTCGCCCCGGCCCGCTACGGTGGATGGATTACCTCTTGCGGGCGCGCGCACGGCACCCCCATTCTCTTTCATCGCACGTTCCCTGCCGACATCCATCTGATTATTGTTACGCCGGACTTTGCGCTTCCCACCGAGCAGATGCGGGCCATCCTGCCGGACGCCATCCCCCGCGCCGAAGCCATTTTCCAGATGCAGCACGTCATGATGTTTGTGGGGGCGCTGGAACATCACCGCTATGAGTTGCTGCGTGAAGCCATGCGCGATCACCTGCACCAGCCCTACCGTGCGCCATTTGTCCCCGGCCTGGCGGAAATTCTCGAACTCGAACAGGACGGACTCTGGGCGACGGCCCTGAGCGGAGCTGGGCCGTCAGCACTGGCACTGGCGTCACACAACCTTGAAGGCATTGCCGCTGCCATGCAGCAGTGTTTTGCTGCCCATGGCCATCAGTCAGTGGTCTATCACCCGCGGATTGACACAATCGGGCGCACCATTCGCTACCTGCACCCGGATGAAGACCTGTGTGCAACCCCTGCCGAAGCCCTTCACCCTGCCTGA
- a CDS encoding glycosyltransferase family 2 protein: MNRVRPTMLDETDQLPPPEISVVIPMHNEEGSVEKLYERLCTVLEAHYPSFEIIFVDDASRDRTYQLLADIAASDSRVTVIKLKRNFGQTPALAAGFDYARGDIIVSMDGDLQHDPSDLPALVEPIYAGYDLASGWRHKRIDNLVLRRIPSRVANWLMAKLSGVELHDFGTTFKAYRRDTIKRIRLYGELHRFIPALASWNGARIIEVPIKNINREDGQSHYGLSRTFRVLFDLVTVRFLLKYVTRPLHFFGMPGLLSLFVGMSIWAVLTTKKLWTGGDVFTVHAPWMMMGTLLILAGIQLFSTGLVAELLARTYFESQGQPIYTIEKVVHYPSARPPASATPLRT; this comes from the coding sequence ATGAACCGCGTACGACCGACCATGCTCGATGAAACCGACCAACTCCCGCCGCCGGAAATTTCGGTCGTCATCCCCATGCACAACGAAGAGGGCAGTGTCGAAAAGCTCTACGAACGCCTGTGCACCGTTCTGGAAGCCCACTACCCCTCGTTTGAAATCATCTTCGTGGACGATGCCAGCCGCGACCGGACGTACCAGCTTCTGGCCGACATTGCCGCCAGCGATTCCCGGGTGACAGTCATCAAACTCAAGCGCAACTTCGGGCAAACGCCGGCCCTGGCCGCCGGTTTCGATTACGCCCGGGGTGACATCATTGTGTCCATGGACGGCGACTTGCAACATGACCCCAGCGACTTGCCGGCCCTGGTGGAACCCATTTATGCCGGCTACGACCTGGCCAGCGGATGGCGGCATAAACGGATTGACAACCTCGTGCTGCGCCGTATCCCCTCGCGGGTGGCCAACTGGCTGATGGCCAAGCTGTCAGGCGTCGAGCTGCACGACTTCGGCACGACCTTCAAAGCCTACCGGCGCGACACCATCAAACGCATCCGGCTGTATGGCGAACTCCACCGGTTCATTCCGGCGCTGGCAAGCTGGAACGGCGCGCGCATCATTGAAGTCCCGATCAAGAACATCAACCGGGAAGATGGGCAATCCCACTACGGCCTCTCACGGACCTTCCGGGTGCTGTTTGACCTCGTTACCGTGCGGTTTCTGCTCAAGTACGTCACCCGCCCCCTGCACTTCTTTGGCATGCCGGGCCTGCTCAGCCTCTTTGTCGGGATGAGTATCTGGGCAGTACTGACGACCAAGAAGCTCTGGACAGGCGGCGACGTTTTCACAGTCCATGCCCCCTGGATGATGATGGGCACGCTGTTGATTCTGGCCGGTATCCAGCTTTTTTCGACGGGCCTGGTTGCCGAGCTGCTGGCACGTACCTATTTTGAGTCACAGGGGCAGCCGATTTACACCATTGAAAAGGTAGTGCACTATCCCTCGGCGCGTCCGCCGGCCTCGGCAACGCCGCTCCGCACCTAG